In one Thunnus maccoyii chromosome 12, fThuMac1.1, whole genome shotgun sequence genomic region, the following are encoded:
- the ccr12a gene encoding chemokine (C-C motif) receptor 12a, with protein sequence MLASLSLKLFNSASCCGHSEDTLFYFVPHCSPSTSLLQSCTGQTPAMDDDTNQYQDFLDLLNETYNITDPTYVVSETVQLCMKKSVNQFGARFIPIFYYVNFLLSYIGNGLVLFIIYKYEKLNTVTNILLLNLVLSNILFASSLPFWATYHMSEWIFGIALCKMVSSAYFIGFYSSILFLTLMTFDRYLAVVHAVAAAKSRKKAYAIIASVAVWCISIVASVKELVLQNVWKSPLDGLMCEESGFPKSTMERWRLVSYYQQFLLFFLLPLFMVMYCYISITIRILSTRMKGKCHAIRLIFIIIFTFFACWTPYNIVILLQAVQIYSTSEEDDQCTDSESLDYALYVTRNIAYLYCCISPVFYTFVGKKFQSHFRRLLAKKIPCLKRHISLSSQSTRTTSQKTPHSAYEY encoded by the exons ATGCTGGCCTCCTTGTCACTAAAACTGTTCAACTCAGCCAGCTGCTGTGGGCATTCTGAAGACACTCTGTTTTACTTTGTTCCTCATTGCTCTCCCTCCACTTCATTGCTACAAAGCTGCACCG GACAAACCCCAGCCATGGATGATGATACGAACCAGTATCAGGACTTCCTGGACTTACTCAATGAAACCTATAACATCACCGACCCAACCTATGTGGTCAGTGAAACTGTCCAGCTCTGCATGAAGAAGAGTGTCAATCAGTTTGGTGCAAGATTCATCCCAATTTTCTACTATGTCAACTTCCTCCTGAGTTACATTGGCAATGGGCTTGTCCTCTTCATCATCTACAAGTATGAGAAGCTCAACACGGTGACAAACATCTTGCTCCTGAATTTGGTCCTCTCCAACATTCTCTTTGCCTCCAGTCTCCCCTTCTGGGCAACGTACCATATGTCAGAGTGGATTTTTGGCATTGCTCTGTGTAAGATGGTCAGCAGTGCCTACTTCATAGGTTTCTACAGctccatcctcttcctcacacTCATGACGTTCGACCGATACCTTGCAGTGGTGCATGCAGTGGCAGCTGCCAAGAGCAGGAAAAAGGCATATGCCATCATAGCATCAGTGGCAGTTTGGTGCATCAGTATTGTAGCAAGTGTGAAAGAGCTGGTTCTCCAAAATGTGTGGAAGAGTCCGTTAGATGGACTGATGTGTGAGGAGTCAGGATTCCCCAAGAGCACCATGGAGCGCTGGCGTCTAGTCAGTTATTACCAACAATTcctgctcttcttcctcctccctttgTTCATGGTGATGTACTGCTACATCAGCATCACCATCCGCATCCTGTCCACCCGCATGAAGGGGAAGTGCCATGCCATCAGGCtcatatttataataattttcaCCTTCTTTGCCTGCTGGACGCCCTATAATATCGTCATACTCCTTCAAGCTGTCCAGATCTACAGCACCAGTGAGGAGGATGACCAGTGTACTGACTCAGAGAGCTTGGACTATGCACTTTATGTGACCCGGAACATTGCCTACTTGTATTGTTGCATTAGTCctgtgttttacacatttgtggGTAAGAAGTTCCAAAGCCACTTCAGAAGGCTGCTCGCTAAGAAAATCCCCTGTCTGAAGAGACACATCAGCCTCAGCAGCCAGAGCACCAGAACCACATCACAGAAGACACCACACTCTGCTTATGAGTACTAG
- the LOC121908886 gene encoding cytochrome c oxidase assembly factor 1 homolog isoform X2, with the protein MRVSTSKLQQLTIFTTVLTGGGIGTMYYLLQKKFFESDYHRLALQKLEACPVAMERLGAPPLKIHNIHLTDRNNRVDQHSAQIKIPVTGSETGGYLYTSSVRDPNTNRQLLTFHVKFSMKLLPGYRLNILRHTSYQRKSATNPVC; encoded by the exons ATGAGAGTTTCCACCAGTAAACTGCAGCAGCTCACCATCTTCACCACTGTGCTGACAGGTGGAGGGATCGGCACCATGTACTATCTGCTGCAGA AGAAATTCTTTGAGTCAGACTACCACAGATTGGCTCTGCAGAAGTTAGAAGCATGTCCGGTTGCCATGGAAAGACTGGGGGCCCCACCTTTAAAAATCCACAACATCCATCTAACTGATAGAAACAACCGTGTAGACCAGCACAGCGCACAG ataAAGATCCCTGTGACTGGGTCAGAAACTGGAGGTTATCTGTATACGTCTTCAGTTAGAGACCCTAATACCAACAG GCAACTGCTGACGTTCCATGTGAAGTTCTCCATGAAACTGTTGCCAGGATACAGACTAAACATCCTGAGGCACACTTCCTACCAGAgaaa ATCTGCTACAAACCCTGTGTGCTGA
- the LOC121908886 gene encoding cytochrome c oxidase assembly factor 1 homolog isoform X1, which translates to MRVSTSKLQQLTIFTTVLTGGGIGTMYYLLQKKFFESDYHRLALQKLEACPVAMERLGAPPLKIHNIHLTDRNNRVDQHSAQIKIPVTGSETGGYLYTSSVRDPNTNRWSLKQAVLMLREGQTIDLLNPPPPAVTEHTEELNTGCWH; encoded by the exons ATGAGAGTTTCCACCAGTAAACTGCAGCAGCTCACCATCTTCACCACTGTGCTGACAGGTGGAGGGATCGGCACCATGTACTATCTGCTGCAGA AGAAATTCTTTGAGTCAGACTACCACAGATTGGCTCTGCAGAAGTTAGAAGCATGTCCGGTTGCCATGGAAAGACTGGGGGCCCCACCTTTAAAAATCCACAACATCCATCTAACTGATAGAAACAACCGTGTAGACCAGCACAGCGCACAG ataAAGATCCCTGTGACTGGGTCAGAAACTGGAGGTTATCTGTATACGTCTTCAGTTAGAGACCCTAATACCAACAG ATGGAGTCTGAAGCAGGCAGTTCTGATGCTCAGAGAGGGACAGACCATCGACCTGCTGAATCCTCCTCCACCAGCTGTGACAGAGCACACAGAGGAACTGAATACAGGCTGCTGGCACTGA